A region of Saccharococcus thermophilus DNA encodes the following proteins:
- a CDS encoding LytR family transcriptional regulator, which yields MRAKRRKKKKWLRWIGGIVAVLLIGTGAFAYSVYHNVKQTLNQMHEDVNWKSEKRNDEVSFEKKTPISILLIGVDERKGDRGRADSLIVMTVNPNKKSIEMVSVPRDTRTEIVGKGTKDKINHSYAFGGVEMTMATVEHFLDIPIDYYIKVNMESFRDIVNAVGGVTVDNPFAFTYEGTTFPKGKITLDGDKALKYSRMRKEDPRGDFGRQDRQKQIIQAIIEKGASFSSLANYSDVLAAIGKNIKTNLTFDEMKEIQANYKDARQHIEQLHITGQGTKINGIYYLLVPEKERLAISNKLKEHLELKTTS from the coding sequence ATGAGAGCAAAACGTCGAAAAAAGAAAAAATGGCTGCGCTGGATCGGCGGGATTGTCGCCGTACTTCTCATTGGTACGGGAGCATTCGCCTATTCAGTGTATCACAACGTCAAACAGACATTGAATCAAATGCATGAAGATGTGAACTGGAAATCGGAGAAGCGAAATGATGAGGTATCGTTTGAGAAGAAGACGCCGATTTCAATTTTGCTCATCGGGGTGGATGAGCGGAAAGGAGATCGCGGCCGCGCCGATTCATTAATTGTGATGACGGTCAATCCGAATAAAAAATCCATAGAAATGGTCAGCGTTCCACGCGACACAAGAACGGAAATTGTTGGCAAAGGAACGAAAGATAAAATCAACCACTCCTATGCGTTTGGCGGGGTGGAGATGACGATGGCGACCGTCGAACATTTTTTGGATATTCCGATTGATTATTATATTAAGGTCAATATGGAAAGCTTCCGCGACATTGTCAATGCGGTCGGCGGAGTGACGGTGGACAACCCGTTTGCGTTTACGTATGAGGGGACGACCTTCCCGAAAGGAAAAATTACGCTAGATGGCGACAAAGCGCTCAAATATTCGCGCATGCGCAAAGAAGACCCGCGCGGGGATTTTGGCCGTCAGGATCGGCAGAAGCAAATTATTCAAGCGATCATCGAAAAAGGAGCAAGCTTTTCGTCGCTCGCTAATTATAGCGATGTGTTAGCGGCGATTGGGAAAAATATTAAAACAAACTTAACGTTTGACGAGATGAAAGAGATTCAGGCGAATTACAAAGACGCCCGCCAGCACATCGAGCAGCTGCATATTACCGGACAGGGGACGAAAATTAATGGCATTTACTACTTGCTTGTTCCGGAGAAGGAGCGGCTCGCCATTTCGAATAAATTAAAAGAACATTTGGAGCTGAAAACCACGTCGTAA
- a CDS encoding flagellar hook-basal body protein: MLRGLYTAASGMLTQQRRVEMLTNNIANANTPGYKADQAALRAFPELLLSRLDEETVPAKPPRSFPLQPAVGSFNTGVYMQELIPNFSQGDIKKTGQPTDIALVNGTLPVDAATGQRGALFFVVQNENGDIRYTRNGNFTINPQGFLTTNDGWYVLDENGRRIQLPSTNFTVSADGTITVANRRIARINIAFAANPNTLVKEGNGLFRSNNGTLPSALGNPNVTYTLKQGFIERSNVDLDRTMTELLSAYRAFEANQKIVQAYDRSMDKAVNEIGRLK, encoded by the coding sequence TTGTTGCGGGGATTGTATACAGCGGCGAGCGGCATGCTGACGCAGCAGCGCCGCGTGGAAATGTTAACGAACAACATCGCCAACGCCAATACGCCTGGGTATAAAGCCGACCAAGCGGCATTGCGCGCGTTTCCCGAACTGCTCCTTTCCCGTTTGGACGAAGAGACCGTACCGGCAAAACCACCGCGTTCGTTTCCATTGCAGCCGGCGGTCGGGTCGTTCAACACAGGGGTTTACATGCAGGAGCTGATTCCAAACTTTAGCCAAGGCGACATAAAAAAAACGGGGCAGCCGACCGACATCGCCTTAGTCAACGGAACGCTTCCGGTTGACGCGGCGACGGGACAGCGAGGCGCGCTCTTTTTCGTCGTGCAAAATGAAAACGGCGACATCCGCTACACAAGAAACGGCAATTTCACCATCAATCCGCAAGGGTTTCTCACGACAAACGACGGCTGGTACGTATTAGATGAAAACGGCCGGCGCATCCAGCTGCCAAGCACGAATTTCACCGTCAGCGCCGACGGGACGATCACTGTGGCCAACCGCCGCATTGCGAGAATCAACATCGCGTTTGCCGCCAATCCGAATACGCTCGTGAAAGAAGGAAACGGCCTATTCCGCAGCAATAACGGCACACTGCCGAGCGCGCTTGGCAATCCAAACGTGACCTATACACTCAAACAAGGCTTTATCGAACGCTCGAATGTCGATCTGGACCGCACTATGACGGAGCTTTTGTCCGCGTACCGTGCCTTTGAAGCGAACCAAAAAATTGTACAAGCCTATGACCGAAGCATGGATAAAGCCGTCAACGAAATCGGCCGTCTGAAATAA
- the spoIIID gene encoding sporulation transcriptional regulator SpoIIID, with the protein MHDYIKERTIKIGKYIVETRKTVRVIAKEFGVSKSTVHKDLTERLPEINPELAQEVKQILDYHKSIRHLRGGEATKKKYKKQAVKNN; encoded by the coding sequence GTGCACGATTACATCAAAGAGCGTACGATCAAGATTGGAAAGTACATCGTGGAGACGAGGAAAACCGTTCGCGTGATCGCGAAAGAGTTCGGTGTTTCCAAAAGCACAGTTCACAAAGATTTAACCGAGCGGCTCCCGGAAATTAATCCGGAGCTGGCCCAGGAAGTCAAACAAATTCTCGATTATCATAAATCCATTCGTCATTTACGCGGAGGAGAAGCGACGAAGAAAAAGTACAAAAAACAAGCCGTTAAAAACAATTAA
- a CDS encoding DNA-directed RNA polymerase subunit beta, translating to MNEQQREENRESKEKVQKDETRTERRFRFQRTRLIPIWLRLIIVAVLMAISLAAGAMIGYGAIGGRNPFEVFQRSTWQHIIDFVEKGTQRK from the coding sequence ATGAATGAACAACAGCGCGAGGAAAACCGAGAATCAAAAGAAAAAGTGCAGAAAGATGAAACGCGGACCGAACGGCGCTTCCGTTTCCAACGCACCCGTCTCATCCCGATTTGGCTGCGGTTGATTATTGTTGCCGTGCTGATGGCGATCAGCCTTGCCGCCGGAGCGATGATCGGCTATGGCGCCATCGGCGGCCGAAACCCGTTCGAGGTGTTCCAACGCTCCACATGGCAACATATCATCGACTTCGTCGAAAAAGGCACGCAGCGCAAATAA
- the fabZ gene encoding 3-hydroxyacyl-ACP dehydratase FabZ has protein sequence MLDIQQIQAIIPHRYPFLLVDRILEIEEGKRAVGIKNVSANEAFFAGHFPEYPVMPGVLIVEALAQVGAVAMLKKEENRGRLAFFTGIDNCRFKKQVKPGDQLRLEVEIIRARGTIGKGKGVATVDGELVCETELMFALGDKQGE, from the coding sequence ATGCTCGACATTCAACAAATTCAAGCGATCATTCCGCACCGCTATCCGTTTTTATTAGTGGACCGCATCCTGGAAATCGAAGAAGGAAAACGCGCCGTCGGCATCAAAAACGTCAGCGCCAACGAAGCGTTTTTCGCCGGCCATTTTCCTGAATATCCCGTCATGCCTGGCGTCTTAATCGTTGAGGCGTTGGCCCAAGTCGGCGCGGTCGCGATGCTGAAAAAAGAAGAAAACCGCGGACGCCTCGCCTTTTTCACCGGCATCGACAACTGCCGCTTTAAAAAGCAAGTCAAACCAGGCGACCAGCTCCGCCTCGAAGTCGAAATCATCCGCGCCCGCGGCACGATCGGCAAAGGCAAAGGTGTCGCTACCGTTGACGGCGAACTCGTCTGCGAAACAGAGCTGATGTTTGCCCTTGGCGATAAGCAAGGCGAATGA
- the spoIID gene encoding stage II sporulation protein D: MKRIKPLMALLACLFAVVLLVPTILVLPFHEGTVATLTEELRQQETVQHPKTVESGPTVEVAVYRSKQKRIDHIPLEQYVIGVVAAEMPAEFELEALKAQALTARTYIVRQLLNDQPISLPKGANVTDTVMHQVYYSNDELKRLWGSDYDWKIKKITKAVLETRGQILTYDNQPIEASFFSTSNGYTENSEAYWENEFPYLKSVASPWDKKSPKFYHQKVMSVAEFERKLGVKLPEDGSVGVILSRTPGKRVDVVEINGKKFKGREIRERLDLTSTDFTWVRKGDEIIITTKGYGHGVGMSQYGANFMAQEGKTYDQIVKYYYRGVKISSATAFLNKMTAKK; this comes from the coding sequence ATGAAACGGATAAAACCACTTATGGCACTTCTTGCGTGTTTATTTGCCGTCGTACTACTCGTTCCAACGATATTAGTCCTTCCATTCCATGAAGGGACAGTCGCAACATTAACAGAAGAGCTGCGCCAGCAAGAAACGGTGCAACATCCCAAAACAGTTGAAAGCGGGCCGACCGTCGAAGTCGCTGTATATCGCAGCAAACAAAAGCGCATTGATCATATTCCGCTCGAACAGTATGTCATCGGCGTCGTTGCGGCGGAAATGCCGGCCGAATTCGAGCTCGAAGCATTAAAGGCACAAGCGCTTACGGCAAGAACGTACATCGTCAGACAGCTGTTAAACGACCAGCCGATCAGCTTGCCAAAGGGAGCGAATGTGACCGATACGGTGATGCATCAAGTCTACTACAGCAATGACGAACTAAAACGTTTATGGGGCAGCGACTACGACTGGAAAATAAAAAAGATTACGAAAGCGGTGCTAGAAACGCGCGGACAAATTTTAACGTATGACAACCAGCCGATCGAAGCGTCGTTTTTTTCGACAAGCAACGGCTATACGGAAAACTCGGAAGCATATTGGGAAAACGAATTTCCTTACTTAAAAAGCGTAGCCAGCCCGTGGGATAAAAAATCGCCGAAATTTTATCACCAAAAGGTCATGTCGGTGGCGGAATTTGAACGCAAACTAGGAGTGAAACTGCCGGAAGACGGTTCAGTCGGCGTCATTTTATCGCGCACGCCGGGGAAACGTGTCGATGTCGTCGAAATCAACGGCAAAAAATTTAAAGGAAGAGAAATACGCGAAAGGCTCGATTTAACCTCGACCGATTTTACATGGGTGCGCAAAGGCGATGAAATTATCATTACGACGAAAGGATACGGCCATGGCGTCGGCATGAGCCAGTACGGAGCCAATTTTATGGCGCAGGAAGGAAAGACGTACGACCAAATCGTCAAATATTATTACCGCGGAGTGAAAATCTCTTCGGCGACCGCGTTTTTAAATAAGATGACCGCAAAAAAATAG
- a CDS encoding M23 family metallopeptidase, which yields MREEEKKPNLIKKPSLQRWWRKRWVFPAIYLSCAALILAGALWFQNKHNGKTGKDESEYSQSGTSQHNEPAVPVNEAVEKFTMPVLDPNSVEIKTPFYDDKASQEEQEAALVFYDNTYHPNRGIDIIRKDGKTFDVTASLSGTVTKAEKDPILGYVVEINHENGVTTVYQSLADVKVKAGDSVKQGEIIGKAGQSQFNQEAGIHAHFEIRKDSKPVNPIDYIDKPLTALTEQKAGNDNATGNANTSEQNNATSTDDQTKSNQQPSSDQQMKSNEEAPSTDEGTTTPSEEKQNDASSYKTPDASIGMART from the coding sequence ATGAGAGAGGAAGAAAAGAAACCAAATTTGATCAAAAAACCAAGTTTACAGCGTTGGTGGAGAAAGCGTTGGGTATTTCCAGCTATTTATTTATCTTGCGCCGCTCTTATTTTAGCAGGAGCGCTTTGGTTCCAAAACAAGCATAACGGAAAAACAGGAAAAGATGAATCCGAATATAGCCAAAGCGGAACTTCGCAACACAATGAGCCGGCTGTTCCAGTCAACGAAGCGGTAGAAAAATTCACCATGCCAGTCCTTGATCCAAATTCCGTGGAGATTAAAACACCGTTCTACGATGACAAAGCATCGCAAGAAGAACAGGAAGCAGCTCTCGTCTTTTATGATAATACGTATCATCCAAACCGCGGAATTGACATCATCCGCAAAGACGGCAAAACGTTTGATGTTACCGCTTCTTTAAGCGGCACGGTCACGAAAGCGGAAAAAGACCCAATTTTAGGATACGTTGTAGAAATCAACCATGAAAATGGCGTCACCACCGTTTATCAATCGCTTGCCGACGTCAAAGTAAAAGCGGGCGACAGCGTCAAACAAGGAGAGATCATCGGCAAAGCGGGGCAAAGCCAATTCAACCAAGAAGCTGGCATCCACGCCCACTTCGAAATCCGCAAGGACAGCAAGCCGGTTAATCCAATCGACTACATCGACAAACCGCTTACGGCGCTGACGGAACAAAAAGCTGGAAATGACAATGCAACTGGAAATGCCAATACATCCGAACAAAACAACGCGACATCCACCGATGACCAAACGAAGTCCAATCAACAGCCATCCTCGGATCAACAGATGAAATCCAATGAAGAGGCACCATCAACCGATGAAGGCACCACGACACCAAGCGAGGAAAAACAAAATGATGCCTCTTCCTACAAAACGCCAGATGCCTCGATCGGGATGGCAAGAACGTAA
- a CDS encoding rod shape-determining protein encodes MFSRDIGIDLGTANVLIFVRGKGIVLNEPSVVAIDKNTNRVLAVGEEARRMVGRTPGNIVAIRPLKDGVIADFDITEAMLKHFLSKLDVKGFFAKPRILICCPTNTTSVERKAIKEAAEKSGGKKVYLEEEPKVAAIGAGMDIFQPCGNMVVDIGGGTTDVAVLSMGDIVTASSIKMAGDKFDMEILNYIKREYKLLIGERTAEEIKIKVATVFPGARDEEIEVRGRDLVTGLPRTIAIRSAEIEKALREPVAMIVQAAKSVLERTPPELSADIIDRGVILTGGGALLHGIDQLLAEELKVPVFIAENPMDCVALGTGIMLENIDRAPGQQLV; translated from the coding sequence ATGTTTTCTAGAGATATTGGCATTGACCTGGGCACGGCGAACGTACTCATTTTTGTCAGAGGAAAAGGAATTGTGCTCAATGAGCCGTCCGTCGTCGCGATTGATAAAAACACGAACAGGGTGCTCGCTGTCGGCGAAGAAGCAAGGCGAATGGTAGGACGTACTCCTGGGAATATCGTTGCCATTCGGCCGCTCAAAGACGGGGTAATTGCTGATTTCGACATTACGGAAGCGATGTTGAAACACTTTTTAAGCAAGCTCGATGTCAAAGGCTTTTTCGCCAAACCGCGCATTTTAATTTGTTGCCCGACCAACACGACATCGGTAGAACGGAAAGCGATCAAAGAGGCAGCGGAAAAAAGCGGCGGCAAAAAAGTGTACTTGGAGGAAGAGCCAAAAGTAGCGGCCATTGGCGCAGGAATGGACATTTTCCAGCCGTGCGGAAACATGGTGGTGGATATCGGCGGTGGCACGACCGATGTGGCGGTTCTCTCCATGGGAGACATTGTCACCGCCTCCTCCATTAAAATGGCTGGGGACAAGTTCGATATGGAAATTTTGAATTATATCAAACGGGAATATAAGCTGCTCATCGGCGAACGGACCGCGGAAGAAATCAAGATCAAAGTCGCAACTGTATTCCCAGGCGCACGTGACGAAGAAATTGAAGTTCGCGGTCGTGACCTTGTCACAGGACTGCCGCGCACGATTGCGATCCGCTCCGCGGAAATTGAAAAGGCGCTGCGCGAGCCAGTGGCGATGATTGTACAAGCTGCCAAAAGCGTACTAGAGCGCACCCCGCCGGAACTGTCGGCTGATATTATTGACCGTGGCGTCATTTTAACGGGCGGCGGCGCGCTGTTGCACGGCATCGACCAATTGCTCGCCGAAGAGCTGAAAGTGCCGGTGTTTATTGCGGAAAATCCGATGGACTGCGTCGCGCTCGGAACGGGGATCATGCTTGAAAACATCGACCGCGCTCCAGGACAGCAGCTCGTGTAA
- a CDS encoding gamma-glutamyltransferase family protein, which produces MDYLYYPYPSQRMTTFASNGMVATSQPLAAQAGLDILKKGGNAIDAAIATAACLTVVEPTSNGIGSDAFAIVWTNGKLYGLNASGHSPKSISIEAVKERGYQEIPKHGWIPVTVPGAPAAWAALSKRFGKLPLTEVLKPAIEYAENGYPVSPTLGKYWKAAFQTYQKTLKGPEFASWFETFAPNGRAPKIGEKWASQDHANTLRLIAETNAESFYRGELAEKIAAYSKQYNGFLDLDDLAEYEPEWVEPISVHYRGYDVWEIPPNGQGLVALMALNIMKGFAVPEVPTVETYHQQIEAMKLAFADGKAYIADRRCMQHRVEELLSETFAETRRALIGEEALFPAPGTPPKGGTVYLATADGEGNMVSFIQSNYMGFGSGLVVPGTGIALQNRGHNFAFDEHHVNRLAPRKKPYHTIIPGFLTKGGEPVGPFGVMGGFMQPQGHLQVIMNTIDFHLNPQAALDAPRWQWTGGKNVLVEPHFPRHIAEALARKGHDIHVSLDAGTFGRGQIIWRDPRSGVLIGGTEPRTDGAVAAW; this is translated from the coding sequence ATGGACTATTTATATTATCCATATCCGTCGCAGCGGATGACGACATTCGCGTCCAATGGCATGGTGGCGACCTCACAGCCGCTCGCTGCCCAGGCCGGGTTGGACATCTTAAAAAAAGGCGGAAACGCGATCGACGCGGCGATTGCGACCGCCGCCTGCCTGACGGTCGTCGAGCCGACCTCGAACGGCATTGGCAGCGATGCGTTTGCCATCGTGTGGACGAACGGCAAGCTGTACGGATTAAACGCCAGCGGCCATTCGCCGAAGTCGATCTCGATCGAGGCGGTAAAAGAACGGGGATATCAAGAAATACCGAAACACGGCTGGATTCCGGTCACCGTGCCCGGAGCGCCGGCAGCGTGGGCGGCGCTGTCCAAGCGGTTTGGCAAGCTGCCGCTTACGGAAGTATTAAAACCGGCAATCGAGTATGCGGAAAACGGCTATCCGGTGTCCCCGACGTTAGGGAAGTACTGGAAGGCTGCCTTTCAAACCTATCAAAAAACATTAAAAGGTCCGGAGTTTGCCAGCTGGTTTGAAACGTTCGCGCCAAACGGGCGCGCACCGAAAATCGGCGAAAAATGGGCGTCGCAAGACCATGCCAACACGCTCCGCCTCATTGCCGAAACGAACGCGGAAAGCTTTTACCGCGGCGAATTAGCCGAGAAAATCGCCGCCTATTCCAAACAATACAACGGTTTTTTAGATCTCGATGATTTAGCCGAGTATGAGCCGGAATGGGTCGAGCCGATCTCTGTCCATTACCGCGGTTATGACGTGTGGGAAATCCCGCCAAACGGCCAAGGCCTTGTCGCTTTAATGGCGCTCAATATCATGAAAGGATTCGCCGTTCCGGAAGTTCCGACAGTGGAAACATACCACCAGCAAATCGAGGCGATGAAGCTGGCATTTGCCGACGGGAAGGCGTATATTGCGGACCGCCGTTGTATGCAACATCGCGTCGAGGAATTGCTGTCCGAGACGTTTGCCGAAACGAGACGAGCGCTGATTGGCGAAGAAGCGCTGTTTCCGGCGCCGGGAACGCCGCCAAAAGGAGGAACCGTATATTTAGCAACGGCGGACGGGGAAGGCAATATGGTCTCGTTTATTCAAAGCAACTATATGGGCTTTGGCTCCGGCCTGGTCGTGCCAGGCACCGGCATCGCCCTGCAAAACCGCGGCCATAACTTTGCGTTTGACGAACATCATGTCAACCGGCTGGCACCAAGGAAAAAACCGTACCATACGATCATTCCGGGATTTTTGACAAAAGGCGGCGAGCCGGTCGGACCGTTCGGCGTCATGGGTGGATTTATGCAGCCGCAAGGGCATTTGCAAGTGATCATGAACACGATCGATTTCCATCTCAATCCGCAAGCCGCGCTCGATGCGCCAAGATGGCAATGGACAGGAGGCAAAAACGTGCTCGTCGAGCCGCATTTTCCGCGCCATATCGCCGAAGCGCTGGCGCGAAAAGGGCACGACATCCACGTTTCCCTCGATGCAGGCACGTTTGGGCGCGGACAAATCATTTGGCGCGACCCGCGTTCAGGCGTGCTGATCGGCGGAACCGAGCCGCGCACCGACGGCGCTGTCGCCGCTTGGTAA
- a CDS encoding BsuPI-related putative proteinase inhibitor → MGKGRIIGLIGLAVGVTAIGMLFSGNGEERPKAKDDVSRAKSQVERGMIAGALEPSLTYEKKDGKYVVTFKVKNQTERMQIVTFTSGKKYDYILYRDGKKVKQFSEGKLFTQIYEERPLKQGEALVFKETFTDLPPGHYTLEWWLADKNWPNAKATITFTVE, encoded by the coding sequence TTGGGAAAAGGACGGATCATCGGGCTAATAGGCCTCGCTGTGGGGGTGACGGCAATCGGTATGCTTTTTTCGGGCAATGGAGAGGAACGGCCAAAGGCAAAAGATGATGTTTCACGAGCAAAATCGCAAGTAGAGCGAGGGATGATCGCCGGGGCGCTCGAACCGTCATTAACGTACGAGAAAAAAGATGGAAAATACGTCGTGACGTTTAAAGTAAAAAATCAAACCGAACGCATGCAGATAGTGACATTTACCAGCGGGAAAAAATATGATTACATTTTGTATCGTGACGGCAAAAAAGTGAAGCAGTTCAGCGAAGGAAAATTGTTTACGCAAATTTATGAAGAACGTCCGTTAAAACAAGGGGAAGCGCTCGTTTTTAAGGAAACGTTTACCGATTTGCCGCCGGGCCATTACACGCTCGAATGGTGGCTTGCGGATAAAAACTGGCCAAACGCGAAAGCGACGATTACGTTTACGGTCGAATAG
- a CDS encoding flagellar hook-basal body protein, whose protein sequence is MLRSMLTAANTMNQLQKQLDVISNNIANSDTTGFKRRDTNFAELLAQQFNDLPNDSANRLTPPGVRFGVGARLAETNVVLTQGALTQTGRALDVALTKEDQFFRVLLHGENGAQEIGYTRAGAFYLTPSTATPNEWMLVTSDGNPVLDENNRPILLPDGFKDIRISNNGTLTATAPDGRVLARANLGITTMLRPQLLQSAGDNVFTLPNLNALNVNAADVAVNMTGNARAQIAMTQGALERSNVDLGTEMTDMMIAERAYQLNARAISLSEQMLGLINGIRSS, encoded by the coding sequence GTGTTACGATCGATGCTTACCGCCGCCAATACGATGAATCAGCTCCAGAAGCAGCTCGATGTCATCAGCAACAACATTGCCAACAGCGACACGACCGGCTTTAAACGGCGCGACACGAATTTCGCCGAGCTGCTCGCCCAGCAGTTTAACGATTTGCCGAATGACAGCGCCAACCGCCTGACGCCACCCGGCGTGCGCTTCGGCGTCGGCGCGCGCCTTGCCGAGACAAATGTCGTGTTAACGCAAGGGGCGCTGACGCAAACGGGCCGCGCTTTAGACGTGGCGCTGACAAAGGAAGACCAGTTTTTTCGCGTCCTTCTCCATGGCGAAAACGGCGCACAGGAGATCGGCTATACAAGAGCGGGGGCGTTTTACTTAACGCCGTCCACCGCAACCCCCAATGAGTGGATGCTGGTCACGAGCGACGGCAACCCGGTGCTCGACGAAAACAACCGACCGATTTTGCTTCCGGACGGCTTTAAAGACATCCGCATTTCCAATAACGGCACGCTGACGGCTACCGCTCCCGATGGCCGCGTCCTGGCACGCGCCAATCTCGGAATTACGACGATGCTGCGGCCGCAGCTGTTGCAGTCGGCGGGAGACAACGTATTTACGCTTCCGAATTTGAACGCGTTAAACGTCAATGCCGCCGATGTGGCGGTCAACATGACCGGCAATGCGCGCGCGCAAATCGCCATGACACAAGGGGCGCTCGAGCGGTCGAACGTCGACCTTGGTACGGAAATGACCGACATGATGATCGCTGAACGCGCGTATCAGCTCAACGCCCGCGCCATTTCGCTTTCCGAGCAAATGCTCGGCTTGATTAACGGAATCCGTTCCTCATAA